The Panthera leo isolate Ple1 chromosome C2, P.leo_Ple1_pat1.1, whole genome shotgun sequence genome window below encodes:
- the LOC122229213 gene encoding keratin-associated protein 21-2-like has protein sequence MCCNYYRNSCGSCGHGCGYGCGCGSGYGCGYGCGYGSGSGCGYGCGYKSGYGSACCGCRPFSYRRCYSSCC, from the coding sequence ATGTGTTGCAACTACTATAGAAACTCATGTGGTAGCTGTGGCCATGGCTGTGGCTATGGCTGTGGCTGTGGTTCTGGATATGGCTGTGGCTATGGCTGTGGATACGGCTCTGGCAGTGGCTGTGGATATGGCTGTGGATACAAGTCTGGCTATGGCTCTGCCTGCTGTGGATGCAGACCATTTTCCTACAGAAGATGTTATTCATCTTGCTGCTAG
- the LOC122229214 gene encoding keratin-associated protein 21-1-like: protein MCYNYYGNSYRGCGYGSGCGCGYGSGYGCGYVSGCGYGYGSGCGYGSRYGCGYGCGYGCGYGSGCGCGYGCGYGCGYGSGCGCGHGSRYGCGYGSGCCTCRPFCYRKCCSSCC from the coding sequence ATGTGTTACAACTATTATGGAAACTCTTACAGGGGCTGTGGATATGGCTCTGGCTGTGGCTGTGGATATGGCTCTGGCTATGGCTGTGGATATGTCTCTGGTTGTGGCTATGGATATGGCTCTGGCTGTGGATATGGTTCCAGATATGGCTGTGGCTATGGCTGTGGATATGGTTGTGGATATGGctctggctgtggctgtggctatGGCTGTGGATATGGTTGTGGATATGGctctggctgtggctgtggccatGGTTCCAGATATGGCTGTGGCTATGGAAGTGGCTGCTGTACCTGCCGACCATTTTGCTACAGAAAATGCTGTTCTTCTTGCTGCTAG